The genome window CTGTCTGTACCCTTTCAAACCTATTAACCGGACTATCCATGATTAATCGGATCATTACGTATTCCGTAAAGAATAAACTTATCATCGGGCTGTTTACCCTTGCACTTGCTGCCTGGGGAGCCTACTCATTAACGCAGGTATCTGTGGATGCCGTACCTGATATCACCAATAACCAGGTTCGCGTTATCACGACCTCACCAAACCTGGCAACGCAGGAAGTGGAACAGTTTATCACCTTCCCTGTTGAGCTTTCCATGGCAAACTTGCCGGGCGTTGTGGAAATGAGATCGGTCTCCAAGCTGGGACTGTCCATTGTCACCATTGTCTTTGAGGAGGATCTGGGAACCTACCTCCCACGCCAACTTGTCTCCGAACAACTCAAAGAAGCTGAAAGTCAGATTCCGGGACATATGGGAACACCCAAAATGGCACCGATAACTACCGGCCTCGGAGAAATCTATCAATATATTCTTGATGTGAAGCCCGGCTATGAAGATCAATATGATGCCATGGAACTGCGCTCCATCCAGGACTGGATTATTCGGCGTCAACTCTCCGGAATTCAGGGTGTTGTTGAGATCAATAGCTGGGGAGGATTTTTGAAGCAGTATGAGGTAGCTGTCAATCCCGAGAAGCTTCGCAGTATGAATATTACGCTGACCGAGATTTATGAGGCACTTGAAAGCAACAATGAGAATACCGGCGGAAGTTACATCGAGAAAGGCTCCGAAACCTTTTTCATCCGGGGAGAGGGACAGGTTCAGGCACTTGAAGACATCCGAAATATCGTTGTTAAAACCGAGAATAACTTTCCTGTAACGATCGGTGACCTGGCAGATGTCCGCTTTGGTCATGCGGTTCGATACGGAGCGATTACTGCCAATGGTGAAGGTAATAAAGTGGGCGGTCAGCTTTTGATGTTGAAAGGCGAAAATACAGCAGAAGTTATTGAGCGAATCAAAGAGAGGATTGCCCAGGTTCAGCAAACACTGCCGGAAGGAGTCGTCATCAAACCGTTTCTGGACCGGACGGAACTGATCGATAAAACCACGGCCACCGTTGCCGAAAACCTGACGCTGGGTGGATTGATTGTGATTTTTGTACTGGTATTGTTGATTGGAAACTTCCGCTCCGGTTTGATTGTCGCCTCCGTCATTCCCCTGTCGATGCTCTTTGCACTCGGAATGATGAACCTGTTTGATGTGTCGGCCAACCTGATGAGCCTCGGCGCGATTGACTTCGGAATTATCATTGATGGAGCTGTGATTATCGTGGAATTCACGTTGTTTCAACTGGCTTCGAAAACGGGGGTTCTGGCGGGGCTTACAGGAAAAGAGCGCCAAAACAAGCTCGATGAACTGACGATTCAATCCTCCAGCCGAATGATGCGCTCAGCCATTTTCGGGCAGGTTATTATCCTGATTGTGTTTATTCCCATCCTTACGCTCACTGGTATCGAAGGCAAAATGTTCAAACCAATGGCTCTAACGTTCGGCTTTGCCATGCTGGGTGCCATGATTCTGTGTCTTACGTACGTCCCTATGATCTCTTCGATGTTCCTGAACGAAAATGTGAAAGCGGAGAACGGCATTTCCCAGCGCATTATGAATGTCTTCCACAGATTTTATGACCCTGCAATCCGGTTTGCCTTGCGAAGAAAGGGTATTGTGATTGTTACAGCAATATTGCTTTTTGGGGCGGCGCTGGTGGTGTTCTTACGAATGGGCGGTGAATTTATCCCCCAGCTTGATGAAGGCGATTTTGCCATTCATCCGCTGGTGAAACCAGGAACATCACTTACCCAGACTGTGGAGACAAACACTCGAATTGAACGGATTCTGATGGAAGAATTTCCAGATGAGATTGAACAGGTGGTTTCGCGAATTGGAACCGGTGAAGTCCCGAACGACCCCATGTCGATGGAGATGTCGGATTTGATCGTGGTACTACACGAGAAAGATCAGTGGACCAAAGCCGAAACCAAGGAAGAGCTGGGCGAGCAGATGAGAGAAGCCATGTCGGCTGTTCCCGGAGTAAACTATGCGTTTTCACAGCCCATTGAGATGCGTTTTAATGAATTGATGACCGGTGTCCGTTCGGATGTCGCCATCAAGATTTATGGAGATGACCTGAATCTTCTGTTCAACAAAGCGAACGAAGCAGCCGGAATCATCGCCAACATTCAGGGTGCGGCGGATATAAATGTTGAACAAATTACAGGTCTTCCGCAGATGGTCGTCGATTATGATCGTGATAAAATGGCCCGGTATGGATTAACCATTGAAAATGTGAACAACACCATCCAAACGGCTTTTTCAGGAGGAATTGCCGGAGTTGTGTTTGAGGGTGAACGCCGGTTTGATCTTGCAGTTCGGCTTCAGGAACCTTTTCGACAGGACATTGAACATTTGCGTGGCCTTTATATCAGCCTCCCGAATGGAGAACAGGTTCCGCTGGATCAGCTTGCAAGTATAGAATACCGGGAAGGCCCGGCCCAAATTTCACGGGATGATACCCGGCGAAGAATCGTCATTGGTGTCAATGTCCGTGACCGGGATGTGGAGTCGCTGGTTGATGAAATCAGCCAAACTTTGGATGCAGAGTTGACACTTCCCGCCGGTTATTACATCACGTATGGAGGTGCATTTGAAAACTTGCAGCGGGCCAAAGATCGGCTGGCGATTGCCGTACCATTGGCGCTTGGACTCATCTTCCTGTTGCTCTTTTTCACATTTAATTCTATTAAACAGTCACTCATGGTATTTACGGCGATTCCACTCGCGGCCATCGGCGGAGTGTTTGCCCTGTGGATTCGCGGTATCCCGTTCAGCATTTCGGCGGGTGTTGGATTTATCGCACTGTTTGGAATTGCGGTACTGAACGGAATCATTCTGATTAGTTTCTTTAATCAGCTCAAGGAAGAAGGAGTGAATGATATCGATGAACGGATTTTGCGTGGAACTCGTCAGCGATTGCGACCCGTTCTGCTAACCGCCTTCACCGATGCACTCGGTTTTCTCCCGATGGCACTTTCTGCATCTGCCGGTGCGGAAGTCCAGCGTCCACTGGCCACAGTAGTAATTGGAGGATTGATTTCCGCAACATTTTTAACCCTGGTTGTGCTGCCGGTGCTCTACCGTATTTTTGATGAAGGCGTTTCATGGAGTCCGGTTTCTCCGAAAACAGCCATTGCAGGAGTTCTCTTGCCTGCCCTGTTTTTAGGCCTGGCAGGAAGTGTCATTGCCCAGGATAGCAATGGAATTACCCTCGATCAGGCGATTGAATCTGCCCTGCAGGAAAATAAACAGTTGCAGTCGGAGGAGTATAAGATCGAACGCAGAGAGGCTTTGAAGAGATCAACATTTGATCTCGGTGATACCGAACTGTTTTATTCCCGGGCGGAGGCTGAAACCGGAATTAGCTGGGGCATCGAATCCTATGGAATCA of Balneolaceae bacterium contains these proteins:
- a CDS encoding CusA/CzcA family heavy metal efflux RND transporter, with translation MINRIITYSVKNKLIIGLFTLALAAWGAYSLTQVSVDAVPDITNNQVRVITTSPNLATQEVEQFITFPVELSMANLPGVVEMRSVSKLGLSIVTIVFEEDLGTYLPRQLVSEQLKEAESQIPGHMGTPKMAPITTGLGEIYQYILDVKPGYEDQYDAMELRSIQDWIIRRQLSGIQGVVEINSWGGFLKQYEVAVNPEKLRSMNITLTEIYEALESNNENTGGSYIEKGSETFFIRGEGQVQALEDIRNIVVKTENNFPVTIGDLADVRFGHAVRYGAITANGEGNKVGGQLLMLKGENTAEVIERIKERIAQVQQTLPEGVVIKPFLDRTELIDKTTATVAENLTLGGLIVIFVLVLLIGNFRSGLIVASVIPLSMLFALGMMNLFDVSANLMSLGAIDFGIIIDGAVIIVEFTLFQLASKTGVLAGLTGKERQNKLDELTIQSSSRMMRSAIFGQVIILIVFIPILTLTGIEGKMFKPMALTFGFAMLGAMILCLTYVPMISSMFLNENVKAENGISQRIMNVFHRFYDPAIRFALRRKGIVIVTAILLFGAALVVFLRMGGEFIPQLDEGDFAIHPLVKPGTSLTQTVETNTRIERILMEEFPDEIEQVVSRIGTGEVPNDPMSMEMSDLIVVLHEKDQWTKAETKEELGEQMREAMSAVPGVNYAFSQPIEMRFNELMTGVRSDVAIKIYGDDLNLLFNKANEAAGIIANIQGAADINVEQITGLPQMVVDYDRDKMARYGLTIENVNNTIQTAFSGGIAGVVFEGERRFDLAVRLQEPFRQDIEHLRGLYISLPNGEQVPLDQLASIEYREGPAQISRDDTRRRIVIGVNVRDRDVESLVDEISQTLDAELTLPAGYYITYGGAFENLQRAKDRLAIAVPLALGLIFLLLFFTFNSIKQSLMVFTAIPLAAIGGVFALWIRGIPFSISAGVGFIALFGIAVLNGIILISFFNQLKEEGVNDIDERILRGTRQRLRPVLLTAFTDALGFLPMALSASAGAEVQRPLATVVIGGLISATFLTLVVLPVLYRIFDEGVSWSPVSPKTAIAGVLLPALFLGLAGSVIAQDSNGITLDQAIESALQENKQLQSEEYKIERREALKRSTFDLGDTELFYSRAEAETGISWGIESYGISQELPFPTRFINRRKSEGSKVDLQQSAYNLTKSELIRNVRTAYYQVAYGHQKLNLLSELRTVFEDFQRAAEVRFESGETGKLEQVAARSRYHRLEAEWQQARADLEIYYDELQRWSYLSDSTRISEQPLEAMVQQEIISGEEAILSQNPLLQYRENAVDVAEAERSLQRSEWLPDLSLEYRWQQIRGADGFYGFHVGVKVPLWFRGQQQRSKAASLDLRAAQAEFEDQRFALQNQIDQLQNELLKLQTQIDFYQTEQMALADELLNTGRKSYNAGNIDYVTYVNYIDEAIEIKHSYLDLLYEYLLLQAEWKQIIGQ